The Macadamia integrifolia cultivar HAES 741 chromosome 3, SCU_Mint_v3, whole genome shotgun sequence genome segment AAGAATTCCATGGGTTCATGAAGCAGTCAGCACCATTTAGAGGATCCTCAGTTTGAAAACTGTTACTATTCACATTTAAGCAGTGAATGATCTGATTGAGGGACTGTAAACTGTTGTTCAACTCTCCCATCTGTGCCCTCAATACCGAATTCTCGGCTTCAATGGCCAAGTAGTTGTGAGAAGTCATGTTTATCCTTGTAAGGATCTGGTTGTTCTCGTTCCTGAGCTGAGCCACTTGGGCCATCAGATCATCCAAGTGCTTCTGTTTCCGCATCCTCGATCGCCTAGCTGATTCCCGGTTCGAtaacattcttttctttttcctttgatCCATTACAAGCTGAAGGTCCTCTTCTGAACCAGAGTTTGGAAGCAGAGTAGACCCTCCTGAAGAAGTTCCACTAGAGGAAGCCATGGTATATTTACACCagagaaaattacaaaaacccCAATAGATGACTAAGTATAAGGATTGGATCAGACCTAGCAGAGGCTAACACAACAACGACACAGGACCCAAATACTAATTATTTTCAAACCAGAATCTGCAATACGTATaagatataataataataatagatatAAAACTGGTCTAGTAGTGATCAGATTGAAGGAGCAGATGGTTCATGAAAAAACGTAAAACCAGTAAAGGAACACAACAGAGAACGATTGAACTAAATGGGTCCTGCGTCTGAGTGTGGAATTTATCATAAACCCAGAAAGAAGGATTTCACTGAGAATTGGAGACATGAATTTGAAACATCAAGAATAATTTGTTAAGCATCAAGATCGAAGGGAAGGAGAACCTGTTGTTTTGGTGGGGTAAGGGGATGGGATGATCAATGCAAACTGGAAAATCTTCGCAAAATCCCAACTTCAAAAGCATAAATCCAAACAAggtccaggaaaaaaaaaggacaggATCTTCCCACAAACCCAGAAATTAAAACCCAGAGATCCAGAACAAGGACATCAATTTTGGACCTGAAACAAAAATCAATCCAAAACTGCCGTTCCCAGTTCGCACCCTaggaaagaaacagaaacaggggAGAAGCAGAGCTTCAGAACCTCAGATctctaaaagaaaagagaaagaacacTAAGAGCAACCATAAACTTCGAAGCAGAAGCGAAAGGGAAGTAGAACGGTGTATGTGATGGTGCTTTATAGAACCAGAAAGCACGAAATGGAgattaaaaaaatccaagaaaaaaaagaaagaaaataaattaaaaggcgattatatgaaagaaaaagaaacaaagtagAGAGCTTTGGTTCATCCTTGGAATCTACTCTCTAGAAAAAGTTGTTGGGGACAGAGAGAGGGGGTGGATGGTGACGACTGATGAGGCATGTGGAGGGGAGACTGGAGATGAAATCTCCACAACCGTCCATCTAGTGAGCAACAAAGACAAAAATatgaaactaaaattaaaaatgaaatcagAAGAAATTTTAATGGGAGTAGGGCCTTGGCATGCCCTCACCCCAAAGTAAAATGATGTATGATCATGTTTAATAGAGTTCTTTATATTCGATAGTAAACTGATTCGAATGAATAATTTGATTTAGATttcttaaaaagaaataaaagaattaggGTAAACTTAAAATAATATTACGATAAATGATGTATAAAAAGATTCATAACTTTTAGgtcttgtatcaagtatgaccttgagTATAGCTAATAAAGGGTATAAGGATCTACATAAccaatcccatttagttggggtaGGATTAAATTGTTGTTTGTTATTGTAATGTAATAGCTAATGTATTTTAATATTTCTTGGACTATCTTCGACTAATGATTTAAGGTTTTGAATTGGATCCTCCAATATGATATCATTAGAGTTTAAGTTTTTTTGTTATCTTCCTTAAATTGTCCGTCCACATGTATAACGATTAGGTATGCCAAAGTTACATATGTTGCTATCTTAGAGTTTAGTTATGGAATTATACTCTCTTATTGACTTGTGGTGCATTCATATACTAAATGAGCTCTCTCTGACTTAATACCAAAGTTTTCAACTGGACCCTCCAATATGATATCAGAGTCCTATAGTACTTTGATTGTAAGACAAAATTTCATTCAACCTATATCTTAAATCCTTTGATATGGTATCAAAGCCCACACGTGAGGGAGTGTTGAGAGTTATAAAGTTATAGTCCAAAGTACCTATTTACTTATCAAGTTTTAGTTTCAATACATGGAAATATGAAAGCTTGCAATACCAGTGTGTTgagtttgtctcgaatttttgacccgttttgaagaatgacctaCTCCGACTTATTTTGGTGACGAtccgaatgagaagttttctgagactctaatggaagcaaaggggttgggctGATAGGTCCAAGCTCGGAGCCCAGCATTGATCTCGTGTGGAGGTTTGACCCAATGGATCGACCCACAATTTGGAAGAGTATGTAATATATTATCGTTTTGTTGAGCAAATCATTATAATTTAGGAGTTTTTCGAACTAGAAttttagggcgagttttctcaccgTTGCGtgagtgtaatctctcttttctacatagtgaaaatcttcttcttcacctgagGACGTAGCAAACCATATCAGTGTGTAAACTTCATTAAATCTATGGGTAATGTACGAATCTgtcttggtttatttttatttttctcaacatTTGCTATAAGATGGTAAAATTTTAAGATTTGGATTAAGGGATTCTCTTCTCATCTCGAGTAAAAATTTCGGCTTATTCTATCATTAAAAACATGCGCACAGAACATTTTACCTGAGTTAAAAATCATAGATTAACTTTTTTGATGGGTTAAAATTCATAGATTGATTTTTTGGGGTGTATATCAAGAATCTGTCAGCGGTTAAATCCTTACTGTCAATCATAGCCAGTCGCTATCAATTTGAATCCTCGATAACATTCTCAGAGTTGGGACagtattttcctctttttcgcTGCACTGCCGGCACAGAGTTACCGTTAGCTCGTCTGTCAACATGTACTGTCTAAATAACGTTTTAGGGGTAGATATGGTATTTCGAAGAAAAGCTCCAAGGTCATTTAAGTCATTAGAGTTGTACAGAGCACTAGAACAGCTAATGGTCTGACGACTCTGACACCACTGCAAGTCTGTTGCACCTAACCCAATGGTTTTGCCGTTTTCGTTATCGGTGTACGTAACCTGTGGGGGCGACAATCGGTCGGGTAGGGTCGGGTTAGGTCAATTATTTATACATAATCGGGTCATAAATAGTCCTTAAATGGGACTATTAACAgataataattaaattaaatggaTTTTTTCCTTGGGTAACAAATTAAATGGACTTAAACaggcaaataaaaaataaatgattatcgGTTTTAATCGAGCAATAATCCGAAACACTACCTTATATCGGCAATGTTTGTGTATTAATCAATCAATGCTTGAGCTCAATATATTTAGTAATTGGTTAGGTTGATTTTTGGAGTTTCAGTTGATTGGTTTAGGTTGAGCCTTCCTGCTGTAGGCAAACTTTTGACATGTCTAGGTATTCAAATTGGCCTTAGGTGATATCAATTTGTCTCTATTGAATCAATCCAGATTGATCCCATTCATGGATAACCATtttcaaaagaaggaaaaaaaaaaaaaattggtcatTTTGATCCTTTCATGTCTATGTCCTATTAATATTAGACTCTGGCGATTTCGATATGTATCAATCGATACTCTCAATAGTGATGTAACCACTCAAAAACGTGGGGAAGAAAATATCTTTTAAGATAAGTGAGTTATGTAATTGATGTTACATATTTTTGGAAGgtatgtaaaaaaaaagaagagaacaaagaagggACCACAACCAAAAGAATAGACCATGGGGTTCAATAGGTTCCATAGAATAAACTTTATTGTATTAAAACCACAACCATATTCTTCTCAAAATATTAGATGGGTTTGGGAACAACTGATGAGGGTCAGGCCCTAATAAGTCCAACCCCAAAACATAGACAAACTAATCTGAGTCTCAGTGTCTGGGTTGTGCACGTTTTTGAGTTCACATCAAAACTATCATTTTCTTACTAATTTGAAATACATAGTTATCGTCTTATTATTAGGATTTTTACCTACtgattttttcataatttttgtatCACTTTGcgtcattaattttgattttaatattataagCCTATTACCTCATCCATCCATGAAACCTGCTATGAtttttgttgtgtttgtatTGTTAATGTTCAAGatttatataattaaataaatcataTGTGGATGATGTCATTTTgtgttacaagagagaaatgtAGAAATGAAACCCCAAAATGATACAAAAAACAAATAGAAATCGTAAATAAAAATCACTTAATTGTACACAAAGTTTTACATGATTCGGTAAGATTATTTATGTCCACAATGAAATAAGATTCTACTTTACTATAAATGGAGAATATGATACAGCTACTCTTCCTTGCATCTCTTTTAAATATTTACGGAGAAAGAACACTCACTACAAATATCAACGAACCCTACAACTGGATATTTACTGAAATACCTATATAGAGAGAATTATTGAGGCTTTCAAATTGTTAATGGTCCTTCGGAATAAACCCATTTTTGCAAGTGGAGGAAtacgagagagagagttttattATGTCGGTCAAGTCTAAATTATTCTCTGGTGATCTGGGTCTACAACCAATTTTGATGAATAAATGGTGGACCCACATATTATGCAAGATCAATGTGGGTAAAATTCGGATTGCATGTATTTGAAAATTGTGTTCTATTCTTAAGATTTTTGTTTATATTGTACATGTGAAATCCATCCCATTTTAGGGTATAGATCTAATGCAAATTTGGTTTCACAAAAGGATCCAAGCTGAATTTTTAGATGTATTTAATGTTTGAGTCCAGTCTAGTTTAAATTGGTCTCTCTCTCCACATATATTATGGCATATTGATAACATTGATAACTGTGGAATATTGTGAAagattgaaacttttttttttttatatcatatcACTGGATATCATTTTTTGTCGTATCATTCCATGCATCTATTATTTATCATACGGACCAAAACTACTAAGGATCATTGCAATGGATTTTTTATTACTGTCTATTACAATTTAGGCTATATCTTTACAAATAGTAAGTAATAAAGGGCAAAAGTTtacctaagaaaagaaaaaaggtaacAACGACCATAGTTTATTTGGTTAGCCCCCTATAGAACATTGATGGGCCCCAAAATTTTGTGGAAGATATAccttaaggttgtgtttggtatttatttttgtaatagattttGAGTCTAGGATGTATtttgaagcttttttttttttttttttttttttaaaccctagaATGTGTTTTTGCCATATAATCCATTTCAAGaatacatatcaaacacaacTTAAAAGTCCTTTTATCAATCCCATGACATCATGTATCCTCTACCACCGACTGGCAAACAACAATAAAGAGGTTGTATGGCAATATATGATAGGGCATATGATTGATAGAAAAAGGTGTTTTGTATACTAGCATTTTTATGtatgtctctctcctcttcataTCAAATGACCTCACTACCCTTTCAATATTAGATATAATTTTGTTGCACAATCATTGGTGTGCTCTTCTATGCTGATTACTCACATATTGATTTTGACTCTAAAATATGGCTCTTTATCACCAAAACCAAGCAATTACTATGTATTTCGAAGGATGATTTTGTCTTTTCAGGTACGTACAACCAGAAGGGCAAAGGACGTGCATGTATAAATGCTTTGTTTGCTATACAGGAGCCGAGAGAATCAATTTGATGTACTTTAAacttttaaaaggaaaaacaaagggGTTTTCTCTTAGGGGCCCTGTAGCCTCATGAAGTGGGCCCAAAGGGTCGTGGGCAGAACAAGATGTTTAAGTAGTTGAGGTCCTATTGAATTGTTCTTACTTCCTACAATCCTATGCATCCAACTGCCTCCTTCCTAATAACTCATTGTGCCATGCAGTATgtgtaaaagagagagagagagagagagagagaaggttggggggggggtgttaaaATAGGTGGGGTTGGAGCTGCCAAAACTCAACAATGCAGTCTTGAATCTTGATGGAGGGGGAAAATAAAAGTTTAAAGTTCATGAACATGGCCCCATTGATGGGCCATTCCACTTACATAAATATGGGAGAATGGTAAAGAGGTTTCTCACCaaacatatatttatttaaagattttttttttggggagagaTTGAAAGAATGAGGATTGATAATAAGTACTTGTGAGAGGGTTATCTGAGCAAGTGATACAAAAGATCTTACTAATGAAATATGATAAAACGGTATATTTCATGCATTGAGAGGCAGtaatattatttcatgtgaagaagaaagagaaacacaAATGTGCTAGCACACTTTACTCTAACggctcaaagaaccttttttatatgtatttttatGCCAAAGCACAACTTAGTACAACTGGTGGGTATTCTAAATTATTTTGTGCTTTTTGTATCCAAGTTGGCTTCATCATCTTGGTAAGTGCAATCGGTCATTTtgtaataaaaatattcaaaaggTAACTGTCTCTAATAAATAAGTTATCTTTCCAACAATCACCTTAATGTCCCATACTGCATGCATACTAATAACCTATAAtaatttctacaaaaaaaaaaaacctataataTTACTTATTGATACCTTTTGATCAATGAATACAaatcttttattatttctttttcagATATTACCAGCAACAATCCTTTTTTCATTACATACTAGACAGTAAATTTTATAGTTTGAAgctatattaaaaaaagaaaaaaaagaaaaaaaagaaaaaaaaagataccactaacttctagttttcttttttatttggtttttgcAGAAAACCACATTCTTCCTTCTACTTCTAGCTTCTCTTCTATTGCATTTCCTATTTCATCTTCAAAGTTCCTtaaatttattaataaataCTAAATTAAAAACCACCCCAATCatccttaaaaaagaaaaagaaaaaacataaattgtTTGGGATTAAATTTAAATGGAAAATACAGATTTCTTGTAGCCAATTCCATTAATTAGTTATGATGATTTTTAGTTGgaatatattttctttccttacTACTGTTTTCCCTTACCACCATAATTTATGATTGGTATTAAGGTTTTAAATAGTGGGTCTTGGGCCTACCAGTTATCACATCCACTGGCTTTATCCACTTCATAGAGGTTTAGGTGCACATCTAACCTATGTATGGTATATAGCATGCCATGATACTAAGGTGGGACAAGCACCATGCTTTCACCGTTTGATTGTTTCAATAATTTCCTTCCAATGCAATATTGGAACGAActcattagtttttttttcttaaaaagaaGCATATTCCTTTCCTATTTAGATTATGCTTAGATTTGGTTCATATCTCCAGTAAGATGCCCTTCaacttcatttatttatttttattttattttatttccaagATCATCCCCAAATATGAATaatgagaaggaagaaaatgtaTCATTAATGATTATAAAAGATGTATCCAGTGCACGACTACTAGGTCATAATGGTAAATTTTACCGTTGCATGGAGGTCCACCTTCTTATCATTAATAATTATATAGTATAtcagaggagaaagaaaggtgaaaatttgttttgtttggggAATGAGAAAATAAGAATTCCATAAGGGAGTTTGGATAAACATTAAGTTAGAGGATAatgataaaattattattaaaaaaaaaaaattagataaaaGTGAAAAGGCTATCAATTAAACTTTATAGGTTTAGACAAGCGTCATGATATTGATATTAGGCCTATATAAACAAAGCATGAGCACCATAACACtagagagagaatctcttaatccataGGGTCCAATGATTGGTGAGATTCAGAAAGAGTATTTCTGACCTTCGACATAGGGGAAGAGGTATGATTAGATCACATGGTGGGTCATTATGCTAAAAATCTCATTAGAGCGTCACAACCCATGGGTGAACCTGgttgaagaaaaacttttgcaTGTCTAAAAGAAATAGAGGGAGAAAAACAGGAAATGAGAGGGGAACCCCACAAAACTTTATGTTCACTATGTTGAAAATGAAGTTCCTCCAGCCTAATTTCATAAGAGTAAGGTTTGGTTTGTTTGCTTGAGGGTGAAGGAAAATATGTAATCAGTTCAAAAGAGAAGATTTCACCTATGGACAATGGTAGGTCCATTACATCATTTAGCAATCAAAATGCCAACTTGACCCCTAATTTAATTATGTTGCAGAGATGGGTTATATTAACTTTACTACGTTTGCTCCTAATGACCTAGAAAGGATTGTGGTCCCTCAGGAACAAAAGCAAGAAGAGAGGAATGAGACCCAACcacaaaatggaaaattttaagCATCTGCATGCGAAAGCCAAGGCGGCAGCAAGTTTGATATATACATATACAACTTAGCATTTTGATCTAAGATTTGGTACTTCTAAGTTGAAGTGGTAAATAGCTACATGCatgctttcttttttccattttttcataACATTTTCCTTGCATCCATGCTTGCAAATATGATATTTATTGTGCTATAGTATGAATTTAGCTATATATGTGGTATTATTGTTGGAATTCGGATAGAATTTATCCTTAAAAGCTAATCGAATCATTGTTTATACATAAAAAATCATCATATCAGTTGTTGGGACTTGGGTAGAGCTCATCTTTAAAAGTTAGTTTTTAAAGAAATGATGCTTAAGTTCATATAAGCCTTTACATCGAATTATTCACATTAATTCATTGTGTGATCATTGCTTTCACATGGCACTAACAGGTATATGTAGAAATTCGTCTTCATCAATAGAAAGTAGATACACTAATGCTGAGAAATCTTATCACTATGTTTTTGTTTATatgagagaaaaggagagtCGTCATTGTCCTAGGCCCTTTACTTTCATTATCCGATGTGAATTGTCTcttgtggagagagagagagaaaactttaAGGTGATGCAACACATAAACTTTGATCAAACTTCTAATCATTGTTTCTCgatgattaaaaagaaaatatacaaataCTTCAATAAGGAAAATTCCTTACAAAGATTGTGATGATATTGAATATGATCAATGAGATATGTATTGAATTCTCACATATACAAGGTGAAACCAAGTGaaagtacataaaaaaaaaaaaaaaaaaaaaaaaaaaaatcattcacaAGATGTAGTGAGTAAATAATAAGGTTATGACTTATGAGAATGATTTGTCAACCTTTTGTTTTCTCAttggaaaagaagatgagagatcaTACTAACTGGTTAACTGTCCTTCTCCTCACTggtagagaagaaaacaaaaccttTTCACATCACAACCGAAATGTAAGATATATGGGGCCCATGAGGCCATGACTACTGCAGAGCAATATCAGagtgacctgaaacttggtaaCACGTGGCAAAAATCTTGTGGTGGTAACATTTTTCTGATCTCTACACACTCTATAAGTCACACTCTATAAGTCACACTAATACGGACGTCTGCTGTTGCCAAACATGGCCCAATTCCTAGACCAAATAACAAAGCAAACTCAATTACAAATTCACCTTATAAGCTAAGGATTTTCACAAGGACCCACTCATATTCTTTTGTGATTctagttttgtttttttcttaatcttttccattcattatttctttcttttatatttttttcctctatttttccACTTACAAATAATCCTTTACCTTGGTACTTTCAGATCTCATAAGATTCTGATCAAAGTTTTTCATTTCAATCACAATCAAACAGCCAGTTGTCAACAAAAATAACACATCGATCCACATGGTTTTTCTTCACGgcttcttctgtttcttcttctctaaatCTTATACTTTTAACTTATAAAGCCTTCTGA includes the following:
- the LOC122073675 gene encoding bZIP transcription factor 11-like; protein product: MASSSGTSSGGSTLLPNSGSEEDLQLVMDQRKKKRMLSNRESARRSRMRKQKHLDDLMAQVAQLRNENNQILTRINMTSHNYLAIEAENSVLRAQMGELNNSLQSLNQIIHCLNVNSNSFQTEDPLNGADCFMNPWNSSIYLNQPIMASADIFQY